The following proteins come from a genomic window of Anas acuta chromosome 22, bAnaAcu1.1, whole genome shotgun sequence:
- the FNDC10 gene encoding fibronectin type III domain-containing protein 10 — MPSPLPALLALLCLCGPPPAAAPPDEQQQHHQEQQQQQQPWCPYKVRAEGAAAAGRLCFRPPARGFQCSARACLAHRSPSGALVANALRNGSVLLQWAPPRPAAGLRGFALNCSWDGTYTRFPCDSVELGASCRDYLLPEAHGGVRYRLCLQPRYAPPRPAPPAQCVEFRVEPAAMRDIVVAMTAVGGSICVMLVFICLLVAYITENLMSPAGGGAASSAASRRA; from the coding sequence ATGCCCAGCCCGCTGCCGGCCCTGCTcgccctgctctgcctctgcgggccgccccccgccgccgcccctccggatgagcagcagcagcatcaccaggagcagcagcagcagcagcagccctggtgcCCCTACAAGGTGCGGGCcgaaggggcagcagcagccggccGCCTATGCTTCCGACCCCCTGCCCGTGGCTTCCAGTGCTCAGCCCGTGCTTGCTTGGCTCACCGCTCGCCCAGCGGAGCCTTGGTGGCCAACGCGCTGCGCAACGGCAGCGTCCTGCTGCAATGGGCCCCGCCACGGCCCGCTGCCGGCCTCCGCGGCTTCGCCCTCAACTGCTCGTGGGACGGCACCTACACGCGCTTCCCCTGCGATAGCGTGGAGCTGGGGGCCTCCTGTCGCGACTATCTGCTCCCCGAGGCGCACGGCGGGGTCCGCTATcgcctgtgcctgcagccccgcTACGCCCCGCCGAGGCCCGCGCCGCCCGCGCAGTGCGTGGAGTTCCGCGTGGAGCCCGCCGCCATGAGGGACATCGTCGTGGCCATGACGGCCGTCGGCGGCTCCATCTGCGTCATGCTCGTCTTCATCTGCCTGCTGGTGGCCTACATCACCGAGAACCTCATGAGCCCGGCCGGCGGCGGTgccgcctcctccgccgcctcgcGTCGTGCGTGA